Proteins encoded by one window of Sediminicoccus rosea:
- a CDS encoding exodeoxyribonuclease VII small subunit, translating into MSAHQASRPPEQVDGDVSELSFEEALSQLEGIVKSLEGGRSTLAQAISEYERGTALRRHCEAKLAEAEAKVQAVVEGGVGLTLRDVE; encoded by the coding sequence ATGTCTGCGCATCAAGCGTCGCGTCCGCCGGAGCAGGTGGATGGCGATGTGTCGGAACTCTCCTTCGAGGAGGCACTGAGCCAACTCGAAGGCATCGTGAAGTCACTGGAGGGCGGACGAAGCACGCTCGCGCAGGCGATTTCCGAATATGAGCGGGGCACGGCGCTGCGTCGCCATTGCGAGGCGAAGCTCGCCGAGGCCGAGGCCAAGGTTCAGGCCGTAGTCGAAGGCGGGGTGGGCCTCACCCTGAGGGATGTGGAATAG